In Alphaproteobacteria bacterium, a genomic segment contains:
- a CDS encoding type II secretion system protein — protein sequence MHPRALILNQQGFSLAETAIALAVIAVVIGLMVPTLLSVRVAEQARATTQNLQTVMRSIAAFVQASGYVPCPIDPGAPFSESKRDCDIAVGVVPFQSLGLSQSFAKDAYGRWLTYAVDINLAKFAVTPPSKMLPVNGPDGLCSLAFSSATSLKVRLSGANEQQNIAVVLLSHGANGRGAYKNTATDETDLFPFPNTVPACSTTEGAERCNADGNISFVAGLPGQFSKVVNGTPVDDPFDDVYLYLDRNALVTYLGNQPCTTEWK from the coding sequence ATGCACCCGCGCGCTCTAATCCTAAATCAGCAGGGATTTTCGCTGGCCGAAACAGCAATTGCTTTGGCTGTGATAGCTGTTGTGATCGGATTAATGGTGCCTACGCTGTTATCGGTGCGCGTTGCCGAACAAGCAAGAGCTACAACACAAAATCTACAAACCGTGATGCGTTCGATTGCGGCGTTTGTGCAGGCATCGGGTTATGTGCCGTGTCCAATCGATCCAGGCGCTCCGTTTAGTGAAAGCAAGCGCGATTGCGATATTGCAGTTGGGGTCGTGCCGTTTCAGTCATTAGGATTATCACAAAGCTTTGCTAAAGATGCTTATGGGCGCTGGTTAACTTATGCAGTTGACATAAATTTAGCGAAATTTGCTGTCACACCGCCTAGCAAGATGTTACCTGTAAATGGGCCAGATGGTCTGTGTAGCCTTGCATTTTCATCCGCTACATCACTGAAAGTCAGATTAAGTGGAGCGAACGAACAGCAAAACATTGCTGTTGTATTGCTAAGCCATGGTGCAAATGGTCGCGGTGCATATAAAAATACTGCAACTGATGAGACTGACCTATTTCCTTTTCCTAACACTGTACCAGCATGTTCAACGACTGAAGGCGCAGAAAGATGCAATGCTGATGGAAACATAAGTTTTGTTGCAGGATTACCTGGACAATTTTCAAAAGTCGTAAATGGAACGCCAGTAGATGACCCATTCGATGATGTGTACCTTTATTTAGACCGAAATGCGTTGGTGACGTATTTAGGCAACCAGCCATGCACGACGGAGTGGAAGTGA